The segment TAAAGGGGAAGAGCACTGGTTAAGTTGGCAGCGTGAACATAAAGATACTTTCTCTTCTCGTGATGAAGTTATCGAGCAGCTGCAGTTGGCGAGATTAATTGGCGGCGAGGATATGCGCCGGTCAATTGATGTGTACCAGGAAAAGATTGGTTCAATTAAAGACCGCCGAAAATTATGGATTGGACCCCGTAATGAGATGCGCCGAACAACCGTAAAAACGAAAGTTGTGATCTCTGACCCAGGTCTGGATTCGCTCTGCGGTGTTAGCTTGGATGACTTGTGGAACTCTTATGCTGATAACTGGAAGGCACTTCATCCGGGAGAAGCCGCGCCGTTGTGGGCAAGCCGAGCAGGTCGCGAATATCTTCGACGTCAGTCAGATGATTTGGATGTCCTACTTGAACAGGCTGAGATGCTAACCGTTGAAAAAGGTTTGAAGAGTATGGTTCGTGCGGCTTCAATACCAGATGAGGAAAAACGGCACGATGCAATCCGCAAAGCTCTTTTCTCGGATATGGGTGATGAGTCACTGGTTGCTGCTGTAGCTCAGCTGGCAGGTAAGGACCACGTCAAACTTACTCTAGACGTTGACAGTGCATCGGGTGATTCGGGAACAGAGAACGACCTTCACCTAAGCCTCGTTGGCCAAGATTTTGATGTTCAGCATCAGGTCTTCGGTGAGCAAATATAGGGTGAGGCGAAAGAAGGCTACAGCGCTTAAGCCGTAGCCTCGATTCTTATTCTGCTAATTTATCGAGAGCGCCTTGAAGGTTGCCAATGATCTCAACGTAGTCGGTGACCATCTCTGAGACGATAGCTTTCGCAGGACGAATCTGATTCATAGTCCCTACAATTTGACCTACTGGGGTTCCCAGTAACGATGCCGCGCCTTCTTCGCCGCTTTGTGCGTGGCGATAAATACGCTGAGATGCATCTGCGGTTGCCATGTATTGAAGAGGCATGGGCAGATATCCCGGAGACTCTTTCGATTCCCAAGCATCGGTATATGGCGTCTTAAGCATTCTTGCGGGCTTACCTGAGATAGCACGGCTTCGCAGTGTATCCTCAGATGTGGCAGCTAGAAGTTTGTCTACCAGAGCAGGCTGATAGTCATTTTCGGCAGCCGTTAGCCAAACAGATCCCGTCCAGACACCTTGGCATCCAAGTGCCAACGCTGCAGCCATGCCTTTACCATTACCAACGCCGCCCGCCGCCAAAACAGGGGTAGGGTGAACCGCTTCGGCGACTTGTGGCCAGAGAATCATACTGGTTATTTCACCAGTGTGACCACCAGCCTCATAGCCGGAGGCTACAATGATATCGACGCCAGCTTTCTTTTGCTGCCGAGCGTGTTTGACGCTACCTACGAGTGCCGCGACCAAAATGCCTTTGTCATGGGCAAGGCTTACAACATCTTCAGGTGGCGGCCCGAGTGCATTGGCGATCAGTTTGATGGGGTGGTTCATGGCCACTTCCAAATGTGCTCGTCCGCCCGATGCAGACCAACCCAATAGTCCCTCGGCTTCCTCTACGGTTTCCGGAAGCGGGGGAACGCCATGCTTCGTGAGAAGGTCTTCAATCCACTGCTTGTGTTTATCGGTAATCATGTTCTCGAGGTCTTCTTTTTTGAAGTCCCCTTCAGCTCGCCCAACGTATTTTTTGGGAATCACGATATCGACGCCGTATGGTTTTCCGCCCGTGTTGTTGTCGAGCCAATTGAGCTCCATTTCCAGTTCTTCTGGGCTAAAGGCCAATGCCCCGAGTACCCCAATTCCACCGGCTTTACTGACTGCTGCGACAACATCGCGGCAGTGACTGAATGCAAATATTGGGAATTCGATTCCCAGCTTTTCGCAAATTTCACTGTGCATTCGCGAACTCTCCTTGAGTTTGAAGTGCTTCCCCATTTCAACAGGCTCCCTTGAGCCATGTTGACAGGTTGTTTTTATATGTTTACAGTTTGTATACTTCAACCCATTGAATCAAGTAGAAAGAGGTCACCATTGGTAACCCGATCGCAAGAAGCGCAGCATGGTAGGCTATGGGCGGCCGACCGCCGGAAGCAATTGCTCCATGTAGCGGCCTCTTTGTTGGCCGAGGAGGGCGTCGATGGTGTCCGGATTCCCGATGTGGCGACATTAGCGGGCGTTACCCGGCCAGTAGTCTACAAACATTTCAGTAATCGACAGGATATCCTAGTTGGTATTCTTGAAGATTTCGGTCTGACTCTTCAGAACCGGGTGCAGGCATCCTTGGGTACAGAGCCCGAGAAGCTCGATCTTCAGGCGGCACTGAAAGCAGTGATCGAGGCCACCTGTGATGTGCTTGAAGAGCGCGGCGCGGGAGCTTGGAATCTCTTGAGTTCGACTGGAACTGATCCTGTTTTGGATGAGGTTGCGAGGCGTGTTCGTGGCGAAATTCTTGAGCCGTGGGTGCCCAAAATTGGTGAAGTTACAGGCCTAAAAGGACCGGCATTACGAAGCCTTAGCCAAATGACTGCAGCTTGTGCCCGAACCAACCTAAGTATGTGGCTCGAGGGTGAATGGAGCCGGCGCCAGGCGGTCAAAACCTTAATTAGAGCGACCACCGCTCTCTTGAAAGAGTTTACCCGATAAAGCTCAAAATAACGCCTCTCTAACAGCTTGCAAATGCCTCCTCGGGAGTTTAAGAGCCCAGTGGCTTGTACAAGGAGAGCAGCATGGCAAAGGTAAAACCGGGCGTAGTCAGTGGTGAAGATTATAAAGCAGTTGTAGCGGCGGCAAAGGCAGGGGGCTACGCGCTTCCAGCTGTTAATGTCGTGGGCTCCAACACCATCAATGCTGTGCTTGAGGCAGCGGCCAAGGCAAAGAGCGACATTATCGTTCAGCTCTCCAACGGCGGCGCTCAATTTTACGCGGGTAAAGGTTACCCGGATGATTTCGAAGGCCGTGTGTTAGGTGGCGTATCTGCTGCGCAACACGTTCACCTATTGGCTGAGCGTTATGGTGTTTGTGTGGTTCTTCACACCGACCATGCCAACCGAAAACTTCTGCCATGGATCGACGCACTTCTGGACGAAGGTGAACGATTCTACGAGAAGACAGGCAAGCCTCTCTACAGTTCTCATATGCTCGACCTCTCTGAAGAAGAGCTGAAGGACAATGTTGAAACCTGTGCGCGCTATCTTGAGCGTATGAACAAAATCGATATGAGTATTGAGATCGAGCTCGGTGTTACGGGCGGCGAAGAAGATGGCGTGGGTCATGATATCGATGCATCTGCCGACAATGCACACCTTTACACGCAGCCAGATGATGTTCTCTATGCTTATGAGACCCTCACTCCTCTCGGGGATTTTTCAGTTGCAGCTTCTTTTGGCAACGTTCACGGCGTTTATAAGCCAGGCAACGTTAAGCTACGCCCAGAGATTCTTAAGAATTCACAGGCATTGATTCAGGAAAAGCACAGCACTGCGAGCAATCCACTGAACCTCGTCTTTCATGGTGGTTCCGGCTCTGAGAAAGACAAGATTCGAGATGCGGTTAGCTATGGCGTTTTTAAGATGAACATCGACACCGATACTCAGTTTGCTTTTGCCAAA is part of the Deltaproteobacteria bacterium genome and harbors:
- a CDS encoding nitronate monooxygenase, encoding MHSEICEKLGIEFPIFAFSHCRDVVAAVSKAGGIGVLGALAFSPEELEMELNWLDNNTGGKPYGVDIVIPKKYVGRAEGDFKKEDLENMITDKHKQWIEDLLTKHGVPPLPETVEEAEGLLGWSASGGRAHLEVAMNHPIKLIANALGPPPEDVVSLAHDKGILVAALVGSVKHARQQKKAGVDIIVASGYEAGGHTGEITSMILWPQVAEAVHPTPVLAAGGVGNGKGMAAALALGCQGVWTGSVWLTAAENDYQPALVDKLLAATSEDTLRSRAISGKPARMLKTPYTDAWESKESPGYLPMPLQYMATADASQRIYRHAQSGEEGAASLLGTPVGQIVGTMNQIRPAKAIVSEMVTDYVEIIGNLQGALDKLAE
- a CDS encoding TetR/AcrR family transcriptional regulator: MVTRSQEAQHGRLWAADRRKQLLHVAASLLAEEGVDGVRIPDVATLAGVTRPVVYKHFSNRQDILVGILEDFGLTLQNRVQASLGTEPEKLDLQAALKAVIEATCDVLEERGAGAWNLLSSTGTDPVLDEVARRVRGEILEPWVPKIGEVTGLKGPALRSLSQMTAACARTNLSMWLEGEWSRRQAVKTLIRATTALLKEFTR
- the fbaA gene encoding class II fructose-bisphosphate aldolase; translation: MAKVKPGVVSGEDYKAVVAAAKAGGYALPAVNVVGSNTINAVLEAAAKAKSDIIVQLSNGGAQFYAGKGYPDDFEGRVLGGVSAAQHVHLLAERYGVCVVLHTDHANRKLLPWIDALLDEGERFYEKTGKPLYSSHMLDLSEEELKDNVETCARYLERMNKIDMSIEIELGVTGGEEDGVGHDIDASADNAHLYTQPDDVLYAYETLTPLGDFSVAASFGNVHGVYKPGNVKLRPEILKNSQALIQEKHSTASNPLNLVFHGGSGSEKDKIRDAVSYGVFKMNIDTDTQFAFAKAMGSYVEENSRAFKYQIDPDDGKPYKKVYDPRKCLREGETNMVTRLQEAFEDLGAVGKSAAQ